A region of Pseudorca crassidens isolate mPseCra1 chromosome 8, mPseCra1.hap1, whole genome shotgun sequence DNA encodes the following proteins:
- the LOC137228750 gene encoding LOW QUALITY PROTEIN: olfactory receptor 2A1/2A42-like (The sequence of the model RefSeq protein was modified relative to this genomic sequence to represent the inferred CDS: inserted 1 base in 1 codon; deleted 1 base in 1 codon; substituted 1 base at 1 genomic stop codon), which yields MGGNQTVVTEFILLGFCLGPRIQILLFGLFSLSYTFTLLENRVILGLISLDSRLHXYFFLSHLAIVDIAYACNMVPQVLGDLLSPAKPISFAGCMTQTFLFLTFAYAECLLLAVLSYEQYVSICHPPPQYSVIVSWSICITLVMISWACGSLLALVHVGLVLRLLFCGLHEINHFFXEILSVLKLACADTWLNRVVIFVASVFVLVGPLCLVLVSSTRILVAILRMQSGEGRRKAFSTCCSHLCVIGLFFGSAIVMHTAPKSSHPADDPFPVLQFFQPMLNPLIYSLRNTEVKGALQRALFKESHFQLE from the exons ATGGGGGGAAATCAGACAGTGGTTACAGAATTCATTCTCCTGGGATTTTGTCTTGGCCCAAGGATTCAGATACTTCTCTTTGGGCTCTTCTCCCTGTCTTACACCTTCACCCTACTGGAAAACAGGGTCATCCTGGGGCTCATCTCACTGGACTCCAGACTGC TGTACTTCTTCCTCTCACACCTGGCCATCGTTGACATAGCGTACGCCTGCAACATGGTGCCCCAGGTGCTGGGAGACCTCCTGAGTCCAGCCAAGCCCATCTCCTTTGCTGGCTGCATGACACAgacctttctctttttgacttttgCTTACGCCGAGTGTCTTCTCCTGGCGGTATTGTCCTATGAGCAGTATGTGTCCAtctgccac ccccccccccaatattctGTCATTGTAAGCTGGAGCATCTGCATCACCCTGGTGATGATTTCCTGGGCATGTGGCTCCCTCCTGGCCCTGGTCCACGTGGGCCTCGTCCTGAGACTGCTCTTCTGTGGGCTTCATGAAATCAACCACTTCTTCTGAGAAATCCTGTCTGTCCTCAAACTGGCATGTGCTGATACCTGGCTCAACCGAGTTGTCATCTTTGTTGCTTCTGTGTTTGTCTTAGTTGGGCCCCTCTGCTTGGTGCTAGTCTCCTCCACACGCATCCTGGTTGCCATCCTGAGGATGCAGTCGGGTGAGGGCCGCAGAAAGGCCTTCTCCACCTGCTGCTCCCACCTCTGCGTGATCGGGCTCTTCTTTGGCAGTGCCATCGTCATGCACACGGCCCCCAAATCCAGCCACCCGGCAGACGATCCTTTtcctgttttacagttttttcaacCTATGCTGAACCCACTGATCTATAGCCTGAGGAACACAGAGGTCAAGGGTGCCCTGCAGAGAGCACTGTTCAAGGAAAGTCATTTCCAGTTGGAgtga